One Owenweeksia hongkongensis DSM 17368 genomic region harbors:
- a CDS encoding DUF3124 domain-containing protein codes for MCRIIPLLVFVIFTSCNQAEEQASSPTLDWSNREVSVNSLDSLMPHSSYLSVYSQIYSYSPETTFPLTATVSIHNTSLSDSIFITKADYYNTHGELIRNYINKPIFVKPLESLQIVINETDGSGGTGANFVFDWLTQNEGNEPFFEAVMISTSGQQGMSFTTKGVRTK; via the coding sequence ATGTGCCGAATTATTCCACTTTTGGTTTTTGTGATTTTCACATCTTGTAATCAAGCAGAAGAGCAAGCAAGTAGCCCAACTCTAGACTGGAGTAATAGAGAAGTTTCGGTAAATAGTTTGGATAGCCTGATGCCGCATAGCTCCTACCTTTCTGTTTACTCTCAAATTTATAGCTACTCCCCCGAAACTACTTTTCCACTAACCGCCACCGTCAGCATCCACAACACTTCACTTTCGGATTCTATATTCATCACCAAAGCCGATTACTACAACACACACGGTGAACTGATTCGAAATTACATCAACAAACCAATTTTTGTGAAGCCGCTGGAATCACTTCAAATTGTAATAAATGAAACCGATGGATCAGGTGGTACCGGTGCCAATTTTGTTTTTGATTGGCTTACCCAGAATGAGGGCAATGAACCATTTTTTGAAGCTGTAATGATTTCAACTTCCGGGCAGCAAGGCATGAGCTTTACAACCAAAGGGGTTAGAACAAAATAG
- a CDS encoding PaaI family thioesterase, with protein sequence MTKEEILNEFNKFCKNTLMETLEMKFVDVDKEAGMVKMTMPVNSRVHQPMGLLHGGASAALAESLGSASSLLYADPKEYAVLGIEISCNHLRSKRDGVITGTANIIHKGRSTHLWEIVIRDEEERIISHCKLTNMIVPHKK encoded by the coding sequence ATGACCAAGGAAGAAATACTAAACGAGTTCAATAAATTTTGCAAAAATACGCTGATGGAAACTTTAGAAATGAAGTTTGTAGATGTGGACAAGGAAGCGGGGATGGTAAAGATGACGATGCCAGTAAACTCGCGTGTACATCAGCCGATGGGGCTTTTGCATGGCGGTGCTTCTGCGGCTTTAGCCGAAAGTTTGGGTAGTGCTTCTAGTTTACTCTATGCCGACCCAAAAGAATATGCTGTTTTAGGAATCGAAATTAGTTGCAATCATTTGCGCTCCAAGCGCGATGGTGTGATTACGGGCACCGCTAATATCATTCATAAAGGGCGAAGTACTCACCTTTGGGAAATCGTAATTCGCGATGAAGAGGAGCGAATTATTTCGCATTGTAAACTTACCAACATGATTGTGCCGCATAAAAAGTAA
- a CDS encoding isochorismate synthase, with product MMQKLFISLPGNSDYKVYTSDSGGGFAFRFSSFEGHEEVNLKMNQTNDESFLSENLGGQHFNIPTHEEYVKLVENTVAHIRKNDLGKIVMSRPQRFDKIIEPVLVFKKLVEAYPTACVYLFTHPEVGTWMGATPETLLSKKGDVLKTMSLAGTQKKGEEDKFTGKEKIEQELVTDYITEILNSEKGVEGVKAEGPIIAEAGNVVHLKTAIEATVQGSFNLSSLIKKLHPTPAVAGFPKKEALEFIKKNEPYKRSFYAGYFGLNQRTDAHYFVNLRCMQVFHDSVVLYAGGGITRDSNPEAEWEETENKMQTLLQVLK from the coding sequence ATGATGCAAAAGCTCTTTATCAGTTTACCGGGTAACTCAGATTATAAAGTATACACTTCAGATTCGGGCGGTGGTTTTGCCTTTCGCTTTTCATCCTTTGAAGGGCATGAAGAGGTGAACCTAAAAATGAATCAAACCAATGACGAAAGCTTTCTTTCTGAAAACCTTGGTGGGCAACACTTTAATATTCCCACTCATGAAGAATATGTAAAGCTGGTGGAAAATACAGTGGCTCATATTCGTAAAAATGATCTGGGTAAAATTGTGATGTCACGTCCTCAAAGATTTGACAAGATAATTGAGCCTGTTCTTGTTTTTAAAAAATTAGTAGAAGCTTATCCCACAGCCTGTGTGTATCTTTTTACGCATCCGGAAGTAGGAACGTGGATGGGCGCTACCCCGGAAACCTTGCTCAGTAAAAAAGGGGATGTGCTAAAAACTATGAGCCTTGCCGGAACACAAAAAAAAGGTGAAGAGGATAAATTTACTGGAAAGGAAAAAATAGAGCAGGAGCTGGTCACAGATTATATCACTGAAATTCTGAATTCTGAAAAGGGAGTGGAAGGAGTGAAGGCCGAAGGCCCAATTATAGCGGAAGCTGGAAACGTAGTCCATCTAAAAACAGCAATCGAAGCCACAGTGCAGGGAAGCTTCAATCTTTCTTCTTTGATTAAAAAGCTTCATCCAACTCCGGCCGTTGCTGGTTTCCCTAAAAAGGAAGCATTAGAATTTATAAAGAAAAATGAGCCGTACAAGCGTAGTTTTTACGCTGGTTACTTTGGACTAAACCAAAGAACTGACGCGCATTATTTTGTAAACCTCCGCTGCATGCAAGTCTTTCATGATTCTGTAGTTTTATATGCTGGAGGTGGTATTACCAGAGATTCAAACCCTGAGGCGGAGTGGGAGGAGACGGAGAATAAGATGCAGACCTTATTGCAGGTTTTGAAGTAG
- a CDS encoding GxxExxY protein, which produces MHYIHSNLTGEIIRCAMEVHTNLGPGLLENAYEECLYYELLQTGLLVDKQFALPLDYKDVRLDCGYRIDLYVEKKVIVEVKSISALQNIHMAQIMTYLKLTECKVGLLLNFNVKSMKAGIRRIVL; this is translated from the coding sequence ATGCACTATATACACTCAAACCTTACTGGTGAAATAATTAGATGCGCAATGGAAGTGCACACCAATTTGGGACCTGGTTTACTTGAAAATGCTTACGAAGAATGCCTTTATTATGAATTACTTCAAACCGGACTGTTGGTTGACAAGCAGTTTGCCCTTCCTTTAGATTATAAAGATGTGAGACTTGACTGTGGATATAGAATCGACCTATATGTAGAAAAGAAGGTGATTGTTGAAGTAAAATCTATAAGTGCACTTCAAAACATACATATGGCTCAAATAATGACTTATCTGAAATTGACTGAATGTAAAGTAGGCTTACTTCTAAATTTCAATGTGAAATCTATGAAAGCTGGGATAAGGAGAATTGTTCTCTAG